A genome region from Natronobeatus ordinarius includes the following:
- a CDS encoding 3-hydroxyacyl-CoA dehydrogenase → MTDEQIGAVTVLGAGTMGRGIAGAVALAGYEVTMRDIDHEILETGYRAIEDTLSRLDGAEPVDTVIDRIDTTVELDASCARTDLVIEAAPEDLEIKRTVFSELEAAAPADAILASNTSTLRITDIAAAVERPDRVVGLHFFNPPLKMDLVEVVAGDRSAPAVVDTATAFVRSLEKTPILVETDVPGFVVNNVLGPYMHEAATRVSTDSATIEGIDAAMVHDGGYPMGPFELTDLIGLDVVYHRSTTAGDSIPSIVSEKLDAGELGRKSGVGFYRYDDGDGPTYTPDDAASFDPIELEAVLVNEAATLIDRDVADAETIDEGLRIGGGFPVGPCRRGDEIGLDRVVDVLEERLERTGDDRYEPADTVRDFAAAGVGFYD, encoded by the coding sequence ATGACAGACGAGCAGATCGGAGCCGTCACCGTCCTCGGCGCAGGAACGATGGGGCGGGGTATCGCCGGAGCCGTCGCACTCGCGGGATACGAGGTCACGATGCGAGACATCGACCACGAGATTCTCGAGACGGGCTATCGAGCGATCGAGGACACGCTCTCGCGGCTCGATGGAGCCGAGCCGGTCGACACCGTGATCGACCGGATCGACACCACCGTCGAGCTGGACGCGTCGTGTGCACGGACAGATCTCGTCATCGAGGCCGCACCGGAGGACCTCGAGATAAAACGGACGGTATTTTCCGAACTCGAGGCTGCTGCGCCAGCCGACGCGATCCTGGCGTCGAACACCTCGACGCTTCGAATCACGGACATCGCCGCGGCGGTCGAGCGCCCTGATCGCGTCGTTGGCCTCCACTTTTTCAATCCACCCCTCAAAATGGACCTGGTCGAAGTGGTCGCCGGAGACCGATCCGCGCCCGCCGTCGTCGACACCGCGACGGCGTTCGTCCGATCGCTCGAGAAGACGCCGATTCTCGTCGAGACGGACGTCCCAGGATTCGTCGTTAACAATGTCCTCGGACCGTACATGCACGAAGCGGCCACGCGTGTCTCGACCGACAGCGCCACCATCGAGGGAATCGACGCGGCGATGGTCCACGACGGCGGCTACCCCATGGGTCCGTTCGAGCTGACCGACCTCATCGGCCTGGACGTCGTGTACCATCGGTCGACGACAGCCGGCGACTCGATTCCCTCGATCGTCTCCGAGAAACTCGACGCCGGCGAACTCGGCCGCAAAAGCGGCGTCGGCTTCTACCGATACGACGACGGCGATGGGCCGACGTACACGCCGGACGACGCGGCCAGCTTCGATCCGATCGAACTCGAGGCCGTCCTGGTCAACGAGGCCGCAACGTTGATCGACCGTGACGTGGCGGACGCCGAAACGATCGACGAGGGGCTGCGCATCGGCGGCGGCTTCCCTGTCGGTCCCTGCCGACGCGGCGACGAGATCGGACTCGATCGGGTCGTCGACGTCCTCGAGGAACGCCTCGAGCGAACCGGCGACGACCGATACGAACCGGCAGACACCGTTCGTGACTTCGCAGCCGCGGGCGTCGGATTCTACGATTGA
- a CDS encoding helix-turn-helix domain-containing protein, with amino-acid sequence MTDGTPPNWSFKHRDIVILQELAADPQVTSRELADILETKYDIDVSHVTVSETIRKMREANVFNEAIIPNESYYNFALFEYKFNTENFADGWRDAMEYIRDDEHTLFFSITNGEYQWTSVMMFGSNEAEARWIHELYKRHGAVIENVRNSAMHNVLKFGADPELFRALEHFE; translated from the coding sequence ATGACAGACGGAACACCCCCAAACTGGTCGTTCAAACATCGAGATATCGTCATCTTACAGGAACTCGCTGCCGACCCGCAGGTCACCTCTAGAGAACTGGCCGATATTCTCGAGACGAAGTACGACATCGACGTCTCACACGTCACCGTCAGCGAGACGATCCGGAAGATGCGTGAAGCGAACGTGTTCAACGAGGCGATCATCCCCAACGAGTCCTACTACAACTTCGCGCTGTTCGAGTACAAGTTCAACACCGAGAACTTCGCCGACGGCTGGCGTGACGCGATGGAGTACATTCGCGACGACGAGCACACGCTCTTTTTCTCGATTACGAACGGAGAGTATCAGTGGACCTCGGTGATGATGTTCGGCTCCAACGAGGCCGAGGCCCGATGGATTCACGAACTCTACAAACGCCACGGCGCCGTCATCGAAAACGTTCGGAACTCTGCGATGCACAACGTGCTCAAATTCGGCGCCGATCCCGAACTGTTCAGGGCGCTCGAGCACTTCGAGTGA
- a CDS encoding ABC transporter substrate-binding protein, whose protein sequence is MVNRDHASGSAALNRRSFLRASTVAGGLALAGCLGEQEERDGISVGVLLPSPPDENPVSLSMRNGAQLAVDELSESDDLITEEIDLVVESTNGQPSTGQRVHEQLTRGEDPVDMTTGIFTSEVLMAVMDGIADSRTPHFTTGANTPAASELVHDEYDRYKYHFRTGLFNSHYLGESMADFADGNFEQMGWDSIAVLIEDYEWTIPVAERLNERLEDADVEVVMDERYAAGTDNFDPIYDEIESEGADGAYICMAHTGVPAVLQWAQQNRSFGFGGIHIPLQYPNMYEDLDGAPEGAFTQNFATPTTPVTEKTEAFGSAYVEEFGQEPVFSAYTTYDAVYSYATAVQEVGSTDADEVVAALEDQRYTGTVGNIEYADASEPNAHDTVYGPDNVYGLYAQWQDGEQIPIFPEELATSSYQGQ, encoded by the coding sequence ATGGTAAACAGAGACCACGCATCGGGATCGGCGGCCCTGAACAGGCGAAGCTTCTTGCGCGCATCGACCGTGGCAGGGGGGCTCGCACTCGCCGGCTGTCTGGGTGAGCAGGAGGAACGCGACGGTATTTCCGTCGGCGTCTTGCTACCCTCGCCACCGGACGAAAATCCCGTCTCGCTGTCGATGCGAAACGGGGCCCAACTCGCGGTCGACGAACTCTCAGAAAGTGACGATCTCATCACAGAGGAGATCGACCTGGTAGTCGAGAGCACCAACGGACAGCCTTCGACCGGGCAGCGCGTACACGAACAACTCACCAGAGGCGAAGATCCCGTCGACATGACGACCGGAATCTTCACCAGTGAGGTCCTGATGGCGGTCATGGACGGCATCGCCGACTCACGGACGCCACACTTCACGACCGGTGCTAACACCCCCGCGGCGAGCGAACTCGTCCACGATGAATACGACCGGTACAAGTACCACTTCCGGACGGGGCTGTTCAACAGCCACTACCTCGGCGAGAGCATGGCCGACTTCGCGGACGGCAACTTCGAGCAGATGGGATGGGACAGCATCGCCGTCCTCATCGAGGACTACGAGTGGACGATCCCCGTCGCCGAGCGGCTCAACGAGCGACTCGAGGACGCCGACGTCGAGGTCGTGATGGACGAACGCTACGCTGCCGGAACGGACAACTTCGACCCGATCTACGACGAGATCGAGAGCGAAGGCGCCGACGGGGCGTACATCTGCATGGCACACACGGGTGTCCCGGCGGTGTTGCAGTGGGCACAGCAGAACCGTTCGTTCGGGTTCGGTGGCATTCACATTCCGTTACAGTACCCCAATATGTACGAGGACTTAGACGGGGCGCCAGAGGGTGCCTTCACGCAGAACTTCGCGACGCCGACGACGCCCGTCACGGAGAAGACCGAGGCGTTCGGATCGGCCTACGTCGAGGAGTTCGGCCAGGAGCCCGTCTTCTCCGCGTACACCACCTACGATGCCGTCTACAGCTACGCCACGGCGGTCCAGGAGGTCGGGTCAACCGACGCCGACGAGGTCGTCGCGGCCCTCGAAGACCAGCGCTACACCGGCACTGTCGGAAACATCGAGTACGCAGATGCGAGCGAACCCAACGCCCACGACACGGTGTACGGCCCGGACAACGTCTACGGCCTCTACGCGCAGTGGCAGGACGGCGAACAGATTCCCATCTTCCCCGAGGAACTGGCCACGTCCTCCTACCAGGGTCAGTAA
- a CDS encoding branched-chain amino acid ABC transporter permease codes for MVSVINIVINSITISALYALIAIGFTLIFGVGGVLNLTYGAVITIGAYVVYAFTRGFVDVGIVGAIVPALIVGAVVSGVLYNWFIRHIQDEPIVVMILTLLIALVVEELFAVAAGSRERAIPLLWEGQLSVLGQTVQQNDIAVFVLSWLVIIGIFLFINRTTTGQAIVATSMSTKGAALVGINTTRINLYTWIISGMLAAIAGLFLGSKYGVYPGMGLNPLILAFTIVVLGGIGSIRGSVVGAYLIGTLEVLTASLVSHSLTQVIPLVVLVVVLIVKPEGLFGRPHTE; via the coding sequence ATGGTTTCAGTGATCAATATAGTCATAAACTCGATAACGATCAGTGCGCTCTACGCACTCATCGCGATCGGTTTCACGCTGATCTTCGGCGTCGGAGGCGTTCTCAACCTGACCTACGGTGCAGTGATCACGATCGGCGCGTACGTCGTCTACGCGTTCACGCGCGGATTCGTCGACGTCGGCATCGTCGGAGCGATCGTCCCGGCACTCATCGTCGGCGCCGTGGTCAGCGGCGTACTCTACAACTGGTTCATCCGCCACATCCAGGACGAGCCGATCGTGGTGATGATCCTCACCCTGTTGATCGCGCTCGTCGTCGAGGAACTGTTCGCCGTCGCCGCGGGCTCACGCGAACGCGCAATCCCGCTGCTGTGGGAGGGGCAGCTGTCGGTGCTCGGACAGACCGTTCAGCAAAACGACATCGCCGTGTTCGTCCTCTCCTGGCTCGTCATCATCGGGATCTTTCTCTTCATCAACCGGACCACGACGGGCCAGGCGATCGTCGCAACTAGCATGAGCACCAAAGGTGCCGCACTGGTGGGCATCAATACGACCCGGATCAACCTCTACACGTGGATCATCTCGGGCATGCTCGCCGCGATCGCGGGCCTGTTCCTGGGATCGAAGTACGGGGTCTACCCCGGCATGGGGCTCAACCCACTCATCCTGGCGTTCACGATCGTCGTCCTCGGTGGCATTGGCTCGATCCGCGGGAGCGTCGTCGGTGCCTACCTGATCGGCACGCTCGAGGTGTTGACCGCCTCGCTCGTCTCCCACTCGCTGACCCAGGTCATCCCGCTGGTCGTGCTCGTCGTCGTTCTGATCGTCAAACCCGAGGGCCTCTTCGGACGGCCCCACACGGAGTAA
- a CDS encoding branched-chain amino acid ABC transporter permease: MSRLTTLGERFAASTALRYKLGVLGIGALAAFPLVVANTPIPLIWIRTLTVAFFFGIFAMSWDVLSGYTGQISFGHALFFAIGGYTSTLLNLEFGITPALSITVGVVLSVLVGLLIGVPALRLSGPYLGLVTLVAPLILLQIFTMYSDTFGGELGLRSPQQLLRFDDYVVELTANYYFALVVFLAVLAVLWVITRSDTGKVFTAIREDEEAVAAAGLNTTKFKIFAFALSAAVGGFGGAVFVHSSVGSTTPGVLLDIHVSIEVVIATILGGMGTIVGAAIGGILLVVLQDFLDGISFALPLLGVEISAMSFAIFGTIALAMIFYMPRGLLPASIDAGRRALDRRRADRAVTDGGTDESRGGSTDDAFADHGGESR; encoded by the coding sequence ATGAGTAGACTCACTACCCTCGGAGAACGGTTCGCGGCATCGACAGCACTCCGGTACAAGCTCGGCGTGCTCGGAATCGGCGCCCTCGCGGCGTTCCCGCTGGTCGTCGCCAACACGCCGATCCCGTTGATCTGGATTCGGACGCTCACTGTCGCGTTCTTCTTCGGGATCTTCGCGATGAGCTGGGACGTCCTGTCGGGATACACCGGTCAGATCAGCTTCGGCCACGCGTTGTTTTTCGCCATCGGTGGCTACACCTCGACGTTGCTCAACCTCGAGTTCGGCATCACGCCGGCGCTGAGCATCACTGTCGGCGTCGTGCTCAGCGTCCTCGTCGGGTTGCTGATCGGGGTTCCCGCCCTTCGACTCAGCGGTCCGTACCTCGGACTCGTCACGCTCGTCGCACCGTTGATCCTCCTCCAGATCTTCACGATGTACAGTGACACGTTCGGCGGCGAACTCGGGCTCCGAAGCCCCCAACAACTCCTCCGGTTCGACGACTACGTCGTCGAGCTCACTGCTAACTATTACTTCGCGCTCGTCGTCTTCCTCGCCGTCCTCGCGGTCCTCTGGGTGATCACCCGCTCTGACACCGGGAAGGTGTTTACCGCGATCCGTGAGGACGAAGAGGCAGTCGCCGCTGCCGGCCTGAACACGACCAAATTCAAGATCTTCGCGTTCGCGCTCAGCGCGGCCGTCGGTGGCTTCGGTGGCGCCGTCTTCGTTCACTCGAGCGTCGGTTCGACCACGCCGGGCGTGTTACTCGATATCCACGTCAGCATCGAGGTCGTGATCGCCACGATTCTCGGTGGGATGGGAACCATCGTCGGCGCGGCGATCGGCGGCATTCTGCTCGTCGTCCTCCAGGATTTCCTCGATGGCATCTCGTTCGCACTGCCATTGCTCGGCGTCGAGATTTCGGCGATGTCCTTCGCGATCTTCGGGACCATCGCCCTCGCGATGATCTTCTATATGCCGCGCGGGCTGCTTCCTGCCTCGATCGACGCCGGGAGACGCGCGCTCGATCGGCGCCGGGCCGATCGAGCGGTGACCGACGGCGGCACCGACGAGTCGCGGGGCGGTAGCACCGACGACGCGTTTGCAGACCACGGGGGTGAGTCCCGATGA
- a CDS encoding ABC transporter ATP-binding protein, translated as MTVRSSALTDSSYGPDDGILVLSGLVKEFGGLTAVDDLSFAVEEGEILGFIGPNGAGKSTTFNAVMGTFPPTDGTVWYDGDDVTGLPTHEMVKRGLARTFQSFKPFQDRTVVENVQVPLLPDRLFSWSTLQERTGDRAIELCERVGLGDRLHTNPEELPHAGMLRLELARALATDPDVLLVDEPFAGLSMSEVEEFSTLFEQLRQEGITIIVIDHNMRGLLTLVDRVIAIQFGKKIAEGSPAEIRADPIVQEAYLGGDL; from the coding sequence ATGACGGTTCGATCGTCGGCGCTCACCGACTCGTCGTACGGCCCGGACGACGGAATCCTGGTCCTCTCGGGCCTGGTCAAGGAGTTCGGCGGACTCACTGCCGTCGACGACCTCTCGTTCGCGGTCGAAGAAGGCGAGATCCTGGGGTTCATCGGCCCTAACGGCGCGGGCAAGTCCACGACGTTCAACGCCGTCATGGGCACGTTCCCGCCGACGGACGGCACCGTCTGGTACGACGGCGACGACGTCACGGGGCTGCCGACGCACGAGATGGTCAAACGTGGGCTCGCCCGGACGTTCCAGTCGTTCAAGCCGTTTCAGGACCGAACGGTCGTCGAAAACGTCCAGGTCCCACTGCTCCCCGATCGACTGTTCTCCTGGTCGACCCTGCAGGAACGGACCGGCGACCGCGCCATCGAACTCTGTGAACGCGTGGGTCTCGGGGATCGCCTGCACACCAATCCGGAAGAACTGCCACACGCCGGGATGCTTCGACTCGAGCTCGCTCGAGCGCTCGCGACCGATCCCGACGTCCTCCTCGTCGACGAACCGTTCGCCGGGCTCTCGATGAGCGAGGTCGAAGAGTTCTCCACGCTGTTCGAACAGCTTCGGCAGGAGGGAATCACGATTATCGTCATCGACCACAATATGCGCGGACTGTTGACCCTCGTCGATCGCGTCATCGCCATCCAGTTCGGCAAGAAGATCGCCGAGGGATCGCCGGCGGAGATTCGAGCCGATCCGATCGTGCAGGAAGCGTACCTGGGGGGTGATCTATGA
- a CDS encoding ABC transporter ATP-binding protein has protein sequence MSDDVGRGRDDLAAGEPVLNVSDLHVSYDKIIALRGISLSVDRGEVVSIIGPNGAGKSTFADTVAGFLDYEGEITYLGAELGGRSPATLVEAGLVYCTEKRDLFGHMTVRENLRIGSYRRGENVDERLEYVYDLFPRLEEREDQEAATMSGGEQQMLAIGRSLMSDPEVLLLDEPTIGLAPVILEDISEALEEISAQGVTVVLCEQNVTFAMNHADRIYLLENGRIEFEGDPSTLRDDDYVRDAYLGE, from the coding sequence ATGAGCGACGATGTCGGTCGTGGACGCGATGACCTCGCTGCTGGGGAGCCCGTTCTCAATGTCTCGGACCTCCACGTCTCCTACGACAAGATCATCGCCCTCCGAGGGATTTCGCTTTCGGTCGACCGGGGTGAGGTCGTCTCGATCATCGGCCCCAACGGGGCCGGAAAATCGACGTTCGCCGACACCGTCGCCGGCTTCCTCGACTACGAGGGCGAGATCACCTACCTGGGTGCGGAACTCGGCGGACGGTCGCCGGCGACACTGGTCGAGGCTGGGCTCGTCTACTGCACCGAAAAACGAGACCTGTTCGGTCACATGACCGTCCGGGAGAACCTTCGAATCGGCTCGTACCGCCGCGGCGAGAACGTCGACGAGCGCCTCGAGTACGTCTACGACCTCTTCCCGCGACTCGAAGAGCGCGAAGACCAGGAGGCGGCGACGATGAGTGGCGGCGAACAGCAGATGCTCGCGATCGGACGGTCGCTGATGAGCGACCCCGAGGTCCTGTTGCTCGACGAGCCGACGATCGGACTCGCACCGGTCATCCTCGAGGACATAAGCGAGGCACTCGAGGAGATCAGTGCACAGGGCGTAACGGTCGTGCTCTGTGAACAGAACGTCACGTTCGCGATGAACCACGCCGACCGGATCTACCTCCTCGAGAACGGACGCATCGAGTTCGAGGGCGACCCATCGACGCTGCGCGACGACGACTACGTCCGGGACGCCTACCTCGGCGAATAG
- a CDS encoding AMP-binding protein — translation MTHPTDPTSLPYETIPELISHAVDRWADDPFVHYDEETCTYGELDDRSDRIAGALATAGVEPGDPVCTFLYNSTAYLATWFALAKLGAVMVPLNVELKGDGLTYILEDSGADVLVLESDTRDQYEAVSDSLEGISTEYLLEGDDDRYRPFAELEEGDPAAVPAVDVGLGDTMSVIYTSGTTGLPKGVELPHFSYLNTGLEFVTHLGLTKSDTTFTTLPLFHCNPQQLTVMGALHTGGDFAMERWFSASNYWEQLRAADATYFVAIGTMLRALESQPRSPDDDEHPAEYGIAAPVPEDLYETFADRFGVQLFEAYGLTETAAIAAMNDRDDPRRGSFGRPVRHAELAIVDGHDRPLGPNEVGEIVVRPTEPYTMMTGYYGKPAATVEAWRNLWFHTGDVGYRDEDGYYYFLERKTYTIRRRGENISATEVETVLETCPDVVECAIVGVPGELGEEDVKAYVKRSPNSDLTHADVVEWCGDRLASFKIPRYVEFVETFPKTATERIEKYRLKERGIGDAWDREEKQ, via the coding sequence ATGACACACCCTACCGACCCGACCAGTCTCCCGTACGAAACGATTCCCGAACTCATCAGCCACGCCGTCGACCGCTGGGCCGACGATCCGTTCGTTCACTACGACGAGGAGACCTGCACGTACGGCGAGCTCGACGACCGATCAGACCGGATCGCGGGGGCGCTCGCGACGGCCGGCGTCGAGCCCGGCGATCCGGTCTGTACGTTCCTGTACAACTCCACAGCGTACCTGGCGACCTGGTTCGCGCTCGCGAAACTCGGCGCCGTAATGGTCCCGCTGAACGTCGAACTCAAAGGTGACGGGCTCACGTACATCCTCGAGGACTCCGGGGCCGACGTACTCGTCCTCGAATCAGACACGCGCGACCAGTACGAAGCCGTCAGCGACTCCCTCGAGGGAATCTCGACCGAGTACCTCCTCGAGGGAGACGACGATCGGTATCGACCGTTCGCGGAACTCGAGGAGGGAGATCCCGCAGCCGTTCCGGCGGTCGACGTCGGTCTCGGGGACACGATGAGCGTCATCTACACGAGCGGGACGACGGGGTTACCCAAGGGCGTCGAACTCCCGCACTTCTCGTATCTGAACACTGGCCTCGAGTTCGTCACCCACCTCGGGCTGACGAAGTCGGATACGACGTTCACGACGCTGCCGCTGTTTCACTGCAATCCGCAGCAGCTGACTGTGATGGGGGCGCTACACACCGGCGGCGACTTCGCGATGGAACGGTGGTTCAGCGCGTCGAACTACTGGGAGCAGCTCCGGGCGGCCGACGCGACCTACTTCGTCGCCATCGGTACCATGCTCCGGGCGCTCGAGAGCCAGCCACGCTCGCCCGACGACGATGAGCACCCCGCGGAGTACGGGATCGCCGCACCCGTCCCCGAAGACCTCTACGAGACGTTCGCCGACCGTTTCGGCGTCCAGCTGTTCGAGGCGTACGGGCTCACCGAGACGGCCGCGATCGCGGCGATGAACGACCGGGACGACCCTCGCCGCGGCAGTTTCGGACGGCCGGTCAGACACGCAGAACTGGCCATCGTCGACGGCCACGACCGGCCGCTCGGGCCGAACGAGGTCGGCGAAATCGTCGTCAGACCGACCGAGCCGTACACGATGATGACCGGCTACTACGGAAAGCCGGCGGCGACGGTCGAGGCGTGGCGGAACCTCTGGTTTCACACCGGCGACGTCGGCTACCGCGACGAAGACGGCTACTACTACTTCCTCGAGCGCAAGACGTACACGATCCGGCGTCGGGGCGAGAACATCTCGGCGACGGAAGTCGAGACGGTTCTCGAGACCTGTCCGGACGTCGTCGAGTGTGCGATCGTCGGGGTCCCCGGCGAGCTCGGCGAAGAAGACGTCAAAGCCTACGTAAAGCGCAGCCCCAACAGCGACCTGACCCACGCCGACGTCGTCGAGTGGTGTGGAGATCGGCTAGCGTCGTTCAAGATCCCACGCTATGTCGAGTTCGTCGAGACGTTCCCGAAAACGGCGACCGAACGCATCGAGAAGTACCGGCTCAAAGAACGGGGGATCGGCGACGCCTGGGATCGGGAAGAAAAGCAGTAA
- a CDS encoding acyl-CoA dehydrogenase family protein yields MEFQLTDEQQAIAAEVRRFAENEVRPVATEHDVDERYPFAVMDAAADMGLTGANVPLEYGGPGYSALEVALIVEELFAVDPGIGLCITSAAFGSEAILEFGTETQKERYLEPITRGDAVMGSAISEPDTGSDVASASTTAEKDGDEWVINGSKMWITNGSVGDFFVVLCRTDPDANGRYDGFSQLVVESDRDGFSAEKITGKLGIRASDTAELIFDDVRVPEENLVGTRGEGFYQQMRFFDETRTMAAAQGVGIAKGAAEAALEYAREREQFGRPIAEFQAIQHKLAEMHTRTEAARLLTYKSAWSVENEAEQLTGLASMAKAFASQVAVDVASEAIQVHGGAGYVNDFPVERLYRDAKITQIYEGTSEIQYSVIARELLG; encoded by the coding sequence ATGGAGTTTCAGTTGACCGACGAACAGCAGGCGATCGCCGCGGAGGTTCGCCGGTTCGCGGAGAACGAGGTTCGGCCCGTTGCGACCGAGCACGACGTCGACGAGCGGTACCCGTTTGCGGTGATGGACGCGGCAGCCGACATGGGTTTGACCGGTGCGAACGTTCCCCTCGAGTACGGCGGGCCGGGCTACTCGGCGCTCGAGGTCGCACTCATCGTCGAAGAGCTGTTCGCGGTCGACCCGGGGATCGGCCTCTGTATCACGAGCGCCGCGTTCGGCTCGGAGGCGATCCTCGAGTTCGGCACGGAGACCCAGAAAGAACGCTACCTCGAGCCCATCACCCGCGGTGACGCCGTCATGGGGTCGGCGATCAGCGAGCCCGATACGGGCTCCGACGTCGCCTCCGCCTCCACGACCGCTGAGAAAGACGGCGACGAGTGGGTGATTAACGGGTCGAAGATGTGGATCACGAACGGCTCGGTCGGCGACTTCTTCGTCGTGCTCTGTCGAACGGACCCCGACGCGAACGGCCGGTACGACGGCTTTTCACAGCTCGTCGTCGAGTCCGACCGTGACGGATTTTCGGCGGAGAAGATCACCGGCAAGCTCGGCATCCGCGCTTCGGACACGGCTGAACTCATCTTCGACGACGTCCGCGTCCCCGAGGAGAACCTCGTGGGCACCCGCGGGGAGGGCTTTTACCAGCAGATGCGGTTTTTCGACGAGACGCGAACGATGGCCGCCGCCCAGGGCGTCGGCATCGCGAAAGGGGCCGCCGAGGCCGCTCTCGAGTACGCGCGCGAGCGCGAGCAGTTCGGTCGGCCGATCGCGGAGTTCCAGGCCATCCAGCACAAGCTCGCCGAGATGCACACCCGGACGGAAGCCGCCCGGCTACTGACGTACAAGTCGGCCTGGAGCGTCGAAAACGAAGCCGAACAGCTCACCGGGCTCGCATCCATGGCGAAGGCGTTCGCCTCACAGGTCGCCGTCGACGTCGCCAGCGAGGCGATCCAGGTCCACGGCGGCGCCGGCTACGTCAACGACTTCCCCGTCGAACGGCTCTACCGCGACGCCAAGATTACCCAGATCTACGAGGGCACCTCGGAGATTCAGTACAGTGTTATCGCGCGCGAGCTGCTCGGCTAA